A single window of Gossypium hirsutum isolate 1008001.06 chromosome A10, Gossypium_hirsutum_v2.1, whole genome shotgun sequence DNA harbors:
- the LOC107896618 gene encoding protein HOTHEAD isoform X2 has protein sequence MGLKYSRRFLALVFIVVFANFHGLNYAEKAPKYSFIQEATSAPEVSFYDYIVIGGGTAGCPLAATLSTRDAKVLVLERGGSPYTNTTKIRMENFISTLTDDSPNSISQSFISEDRVPGNRARVLGGGTVINGGFYSRAETLFLKEAGIDEALANESYEWVEKKIVYKPRAFQWQTAVRNGLLEVGVLPDNGFTFAHLNGTKTSGTLFDKNGNRHTAADLLEYANPTMIKVYLHAVVHKITFTTKDGQRPKADGVIFYDANGGRHIAYSKHESNSRSEIILSAGAIGSPQLLMLSGIGPAARLRSLGIKVVLDQPMVGREMADKPSNGLLIPYPTHIPLSLITVVGINKISNYFESFNGFDLSDLSGSGGAQPQSSNPSQEAMANSTTNQAFLVQTIFGPISKGYLELQNTNVSDNPKLRFNYFQAAVDLRRCVSGMQTIINVVNSDSLSRFRFRNMTTQDLINMTVNRAANLRPRNPNATTSLEQYCIDTVMTFWHYHGGCQIRKVVDRDYKVLGLDQLRVIDASTFSFSPGTNPQATIMMLGR, from the exons atgggTTTGAAGTACTCACGGAGGTTTCTTGCACTTGTTTTTATAGTTGTATTTGCTAACTTCCATGGCCTCAATTATGCAGAGAAAG CTCCAAAATATAGTTTTATCCAAGAAGCAACCTCAGCACCAGAAGTCTCATTCTACGACTATATAGTCATCGGCGGAGGGACGGCCGGTTGTCCATTGGCGGCAACATTGTCGACACGAGATGCAAAAGTTTTAGTCTTGGAAAGAGGGGGATCGCCCTACACCAACACCACCAAGATTAGGATGGAAAACTTCATCTCCACTCTAACCGACGACTCTCCCAACTCAATCTCTCAATCATTCATATCGGAGGACAGAGTTCCCGGCAACCGAGCACGCGTTCTTGGCGGCGGAACAGTCATTAATGGAGGGTTTTACTCGCGTGCCGAGACACTCTTCCTAAAAGAAGCAGGTATAGATGAAGCATTAGCAAATGAGTCTTACGAGTGGGTTGAAAAGAAGATAGTGTACAAGCCGCGTGCGTTTCAATGGCAAACCGCTGTGAGAAATGGGTTGCTTGAAGTTGGGGTTCTGCCCGATAATGGATTTACGTTTGCTCATCTAAATGGGACTAAAACTAGTGGAACCCTTTTTGATAAAAATGGGAATCGACATACTGCCGCTGATTTGCTTGAGTATGCTAATCCAACCATGATTAAGGTTTACTTGCATGCTGTTGTGCACAAGATCACATTTACCACTAAAG ATGGACAGAGACCAAAAGCTGATGGGGTTATATTTTACGATGCAAATGGAGGAAGGCACATTGCATACTCGAAACATGAGTCGAACAGTCGCAGTGAGATCATATTGTCGGCAGGTGCGATTGGCAGTCCACAATTGCTAATGCTGAGCGGCATTGGTCCCGCTGCTAGGCTTCGGTCACTGGGCATCAAAGTGGTGTTAGACCAGCCTATGGTAGGCCGAGAGATGGCTGATAAACCATCAAACGGTCTTTTAATTCCTTACCCAACGCACATCCCTCTCTCCCTAATTACAGTTGTGGGCATCAACAAAATCAGTAACTACTTTGAATCCTTCAACGGCTTTGATCTTTCTGACCTTTCTGGTTCCGGTGGCGCTCAGCCACAAAGCTCCAACCCATCACAAGAAGCAATGGCCAATTCAACTACAAATCAAGCGTTTCTCGTACAGACCATCTTCGGTCCAATCTCAAAGGGTTATCTTGAGCTTCAAAACACAAATGTAAGTGACAACCCTAAGCTAAGGTTCAACTACTTCCAGGCAGCAGTGGACTTAAGGCGGTGCGTCAGTGGCATGCAAACCATCATCAACGTCGTAAATTCCGATTCGTTGTCGAGATTTCGTTTTAGAAACATGACAACACAAGATCTTATAAATATGACGGTGAACAGGGCAGCGAACCTGAGACCAAGAAATCCCAATGCGACAACTTCCTTGGAACAATATTGCATAGACACTGTGATGACGTTTTGGCATTACCATGGAGGGTGCCAAATTAGGAAGGTTGTTGATAGGGATTACAAGGTCCTTGGATTGGATCAACTCAGGGTTATAGATGCCTCTACCTTTAGTTTCTCCCCGGGGACTAATCCTCAGGCCACAATTATGATGCTTGGAAGGTAG
- the LOC107896618 gene encoding protein HOTHEAD isoform X1 — protein MGLKYSRRFLALVFIVVFANFHGLNYAEKAPKYSFIQEATSAPEVSFYDYIVIGGGTAGCPLAATLSTRDAKVLVLERGGSPYTNTTKIRMENFISTLTDDSPNSISQSFISEDRVPGNRARVLGGGTVINGGFYSRAETLFLKEAGIDEALANESYEWVEKKIVYKPRAFQWQTAVRNGLLEVGVLPDNGFTFAHLNGTKTSGTLFDKNGNRHTAADLLEYANPTMIKVYLHAVVHKITFTTKDGQRPKADGVIFYDANGGRHIAYSKHESNSRSEIILSAGAIGSPQLLMLSGIGPAARLRSLGIKVVLDQPMVGREMADKPSNGLLIPYPTHIPLSLITVVGINKISNYFESFNGFDLSDLSGSGGAQPQSSNPSQEAMANSTTNQAFLVQTIFGPISKGYLELQNTNVSDNPKLRFNYFQAAVDLRRCVSGMQTIINVVNSDSLSRFRFRNMTTQDLINMTVNRAANLRPRNPNATTSLEQYCIDTVMTFWHYHGGCQIRKVVDRDYKVLGLDQLRVIDASTFSFSPGTNPQATIMMLGRSMGRRILQSRRR, from the exons atgggTTTGAAGTACTCACGGAGGTTTCTTGCACTTGTTTTTATAGTTGTATTTGCTAACTTCCATGGCCTCAATTATGCAGAGAAAG CTCCAAAATATAGTTTTATCCAAGAAGCAACCTCAGCACCAGAAGTCTCATTCTACGACTATATAGTCATCGGCGGAGGGACGGCCGGTTGTCCATTGGCGGCAACATTGTCGACACGAGATGCAAAAGTTTTAGTCTTGGAAAGAGGGGGATCGCCCTACACCAACACCACCAAGATTAGGATGGAAAACTTCATCTCCACTCTAACCGACGACTCTCCCAACTCAATCTCTCAATCATTCATATCGGAGGACAGAGTTCCCGGCAACCGAGCACGCGTTCTTGGCGGCGGAACAGTCATTAATGGAGGGTTTTACTCGCGTGCCGAGACACTCTTCCTAAAAGAAGCAGGTATAGATGAAGCATTAGCAAATGAGTCTTACGAGTGGGTTGAAAAGAAGATAGTGTACAAGCCGCGTGCGTTTCAATGGCAAACCGCTGTGAGAAATGGGTTGCTTGAAGTTGGGGTTCTGCCCGATAATGGATTTACGTTTGCTCATCTAAATGGGACTAAAACTAGTGGAACCCTTTTTGATAAAAATGGGAATCGACATACTGCCGCTGATTTGCTTGAGTATGCTAATCCAACCATGATTAAGGTTTACTTGCATGCTGTTGTGCACAAGATCACATTTACCACTAAAG ATGGACAGAGACCAAAAGCTGATGGGGTTATATTTTACGATGCAAATGGAGGAAGGCACATTGCATACTCGAAACATGAGTCGAACAGTCGCAGTGAGATCATATTGTCGGCAGGTGCGATTGGCAGTCCACAATTGCTAATGCTGAGCGGCATTGGTCCCGCTGCTAGGCTTCGGTCACTGGGCATCAAAGTGGTGTTAGACCAGCCTATGGTAGGCCGAGAGATGGCTGATAAACCATCAAACGGTCTTTTAATTCCTTACCCAACGCACATCCCTCTCTCCCTAATTACAGTTGTGGGCATCAACAAAATCAGTAACTACTTTGAATCCTTCAACGGCTTTGATCTTTCTGACCTTTCTGGTTCCGGTGGCGCTCAGCCACAAAGCTCCAACCCATCACAAGAAGCAATGGCCAATTCAACTACAAATCAAGCGTTTCTCGTACAGACCATCTTCGGTCCAATCTCAAAGGGTTATCTTGAGCTTCAAAACACAAATGTAAGTGACAACCCTAAGCTAAGGTTCAACTACTTCCAGGCAGCAGTGGACTTAAGGCGGTGCGTCAGTGGCATGCAAACCATCATCAACGTCGTAAATTCCGATTCGTTGTCGAGATTTCGTTTTAGAAACATGACAACACAAGATCTTATAAATATGACGGTGAACAGGGCAGCGAACCTGAGACCAAGAAATCCCAATGCGACAACTTCCTTGGAACAATATTGCATAGACACTGTGATGACGTTTTGGCATTACCATGGAGGGTGCCAAATTAGGAAGGTTGTTGATAGGGATTACAAGGTCCTTGGATTGGATCAACTCAGGGTTATAGATGCCTCTACCTTTAGTTTCTCCCCGGGGACTAATCCTCAGGCCACAATTATGATGCTTGGAAG AAGCATGGGACGAAGGATTCTGCAAAGTCGAAGAAGATGA